CTAATCTATATAACCATCTATCATCTACAAAAACTACTGGATTATCATCTTGAATGGCAGAAATCATTAAACCCTTAGCATCATAAGGGGTTGATGGCATTACAACTTTTAATCCAGGCACATGAGCAAAAAAAGTATGAAGAGCCTGTGAATGTTGCGCTGCTTGCTCTCCTCCTCTATTTATAATACCCCAAAATACTACAGGAACATTAATTTTTCCTCCAAACATATAATGCCAATTAGCAGCTTCATTTATTATAGGATCAAGTGCATACAGCATAAAATCCATTCGAGGATGGACAACAATAGGTCTCATACCAACAATAGCCGCACCAACAGCAACACCTGTAATGGCATTTTCTGACACTGGGGTATCTATTACTCTCTCCGGACCAAAGCGATCTAGAAGCCCCCTAGCTGTATTACCTACATACCAAGGACTTTTAACTCCTTGACCAATAAGTAAAACAGATGAATCTTTTTCCATCATCTGATGTAGAGCTTCATTAATGGCTAAGCTATAAGACAATTTTCTAATTTTCTTTGAACACATATTTACACAACTCCTTTTCATTAGGATATGGACTTTTTTGAGCAAAAAGATGAGCTTCTTTAACTTCACTTTCAATTTCAAATTTCATTTTATCTATTTCATCTTTGGTTAAAACTTGCTTTTTAAGCAGAAAAGTTTTAAAAATTTCGAGCGGGTCTTTCTTTTTCCACTCTTC
The nucleotide sequence above comes from Candidatus Desulfofervidus auxilii. Encoded proteins:
- a CDS encoding pyruvate dehydrogenase complex E1 component subunit beta translates to MCSKKIRKLSYSLAINEALHQMMEKDSSVLLIGQGVKSPWYVGNTARGLLDRFGPERVIDTPVSENAITGVAVGAAIVGMRPIVVHPRMDFMLYALDPIINEAANWHYMFGGKINVPVVFWGIINRGGEQAAQHSQALHTFFAHVPGLKVVMPSTPYDAKGLMISAIQDDNPVVFVDDRWLYRLEDDVPEELYSVPIGKGIVRREGKDITLIAISYMAVEAVKAADFLKQEQGISVEVIDLRTIKPFDKELIFESVRKTGRVILADVGWKMCGFMAEVAATLVEEMFDCLKSPIKRIALPNVPAPASRALEKHYYLNAEKIIKAVLELLKGEEVMYGVQSALL